In Paraburkholderia caribensis, a single window of DNA contains:
- the priB gene encoding primosomal replication protein N: protein MNRLQLTASVVEREIVRYTPAGVPIAGCTLQHRTQVVEAGIARTVELIMQAVAAGEASGKLERVEMGVETLFTGFLAKKSRNARTLVFHITELQDIGKD from the coding sequence ATGAACCGGCTGCAACTCACGGCGAGCGTCGTCGAACGCGAAATAGTGCGGTACACCCCCGCCGGCGTTCCGATTGCAGGCTGTACGTTGCAACACCGCACGCAGGTCGTCGAAGCGGGCATTGCCCGAACCGTCGAACTGATCATGCAGGCGGTCGCGGCCGGTGAGGCGAGCGGCAAGCTGGAGCGGGTTGAAATGGGCGTCGAAACGCTCTTCACCGGCTTCCTGGCGAAGAAAAGCCGCAACGCGCGAACTCTGGTGTTTCACATCACAGAATTGCAGGACATTGGAAAGGACTGA
- the rpsR gene encoding 30S ribosomal protein S18 has translation MPRPTGKKFDKRRQQQNPLFKRKKFCRFTAANVDQIDYKDIDTLKDFIGENGKITPARLTGTKAHYQRQLDTAIKRARFLALMPYTDQHKA, from the coding sequence ATGCCCCGCCCGACTGGTAAGAAATTCGACAAGCGTCGTCAGCAACAAAACCCGCTCTTCAAGCGCAAGAAGTTCTGCCGTTTCACGGCTGCAAACGTCGATCAGATCGACTACAAGGACATCGATACGCTGAAGGACTTCATCGGCGAAAACGGCAAGATCACGCCGGCACGTCTGACGGGTACCAAGGCCCACTATCAGCGCCAGCTCGACACGGCGATCAAGCGCGCACGTTTCCTCGCGCTGATGCCGTACACCGATCAGCACAAGGCCTAA
- a CDS encoding RNA polymerase sigma factor, whose amino-acid sequence MNETGKHAGGDARAEAARSLRFQQMALPHLDAAYNLARWLCGNGHDADDVVQEAFMRAYRFFDTFHGETARPWLLAIVRRTWYTEWRRRSGGVNAAIEFDENLDDETFEGWSANSPDPEALLIRDENTRLVHEALEMLPVEYREVLILRELEELSYREIATIADLPVGTVMSRLSRGRRKLATALTSLQSKGSPRPKGGARDGSAAQRPPDGADDVPGARPAMRASARTEGPSRLAHAGSGAPPGVAPDTPRKTESGWMPRAPGALPGGLAQEAPDGL is encoded by the coding sequence GTGAATGAGACCGGAAAACATGCTGGGGGCGACGCGCGCGCCGAGGCCGCGCGCAGTCTGCGCTTTCAGCAGATGGCGCTGCCGCATCTGGATGCCGCGTACAACCTTGCGCGCTGGCTGTGCGGCAACGGACACGACGCCGACGACGTCGTGCAGGAAGCGTTCATGCGCGCTTACCGTTTCTTCGACACGTTCCACGGCGAGACCGCGCGGCCCTGGCTGCTCGCGATCGTGCGGCGCACGTGGTACACGGAATGGCGCAGGCGCTCGGGCGGCGTCAACGCGGCGATCGAGTTCGACGAGAACCTCGACGATGAGACGTTCGAGGGCTGGAGCGCGAACTCGCCCGACCCGGAAGCGCTGCTGATCCGCGATGAAAACACGCGGCTCGTGCACGAGGCGCTGGAAATGCTGCCTGTCGAATACCGCGAGGTGCTGATCCTGCGGGAACTGGAAGAGTTGAGCTACCGCGAGATCGCCACGATTGCGGATCTGCCCGTCGGCACCGTGATGTCGCGGCTCTCGCGAGGGCGGCGCAAGCTCGCGACGGCGTTGACGTCGTTGCAATCGAAGGGCAGCCCGCGGCCGAAAGGCGGCGCGCGCGATGGGAGCGCCGCGCAGCGCCCGCCGGACGGGGCGGACGATGTGCCGGGCGCGCGGCCAGCCATGCGCGCATCGGCCAGAACCGAGGGGCCGTCCCGTTTGGCGCACGCCGGCAGCGGGGCGCCGCCCGGCGTCGCGCCCGATACGCCACGTAAAACCGAAAGCGGCTGGATGCCGCGCGCTCCCGGCGCGTTGCCGGGCGGACTCGCACAGGAGGCGCCAGATGGACTGTAA
- a CDS encoding metallophosphoesterase family protein, which translates to MHSNLKCLKRRDFLRLAAVGGAAFASALPGFTYGRDDDFYFVQLSDAHWGFEGPGVNPDSKGTLPKAIAAVNALPSPPDFVIFTGDLTHTTDDSALRHERMRQFQQIIAQLKVKPLYLMPGEHDASLDAGAAYKEHFGQTHYTFDHKGVHFITIDNVSDPAGRVGEQQIAWLAADIDKQPQDARIVVFTHRPLFDLAPQWDWATRDGAQVIDVLSRRKNVTVFYGHIHQEHHMVTGNIAHHAARSLMFPLPAAMSQPKKLPVPWDASAPYRGLGWRQVQVARPSGALALDEMPIRTS; encoded by the coding sequence ATGCACAGCAATCTGAAATGTCTGAAACGGCGCGATTTTCTGCGCCTTGCGGCCGTCGGCGGCGCGGCATTTGCATCCGCGTTGCCCGGCTTCACGTATGGACGCGACGACGATTTCTACTTCGTCCAGTTGTCGGACGCGCATTGGGGCTTTGAAGGCCCCGGCGTGAATCCCGATTCGAAAGGCACGCTGCCGAAGGCGATTGCAGCCGTCAACGCGCTGCCGTCGCCGCCCGATTTCGTGATCTTCACGGGCGACCTGACGCACACCACCGACGACAGCGCGCTGCGCCACGAACGCATGCGCCAGTTCCAGCAGATCATCGCGCAACTGAAGGTGAAGCCGTTGTATCTGATGCCGGGCGAGCACGACGCGAGCCTCGATGCTGGCGCGGCGTACAAGGAGCACTTCGGGCAGACGCACTACACGTTCGATCACAAGGGCGTGCACTTCATCACGATCGACAACGTATCGGACCCGGCGGGCCGCGTCGGCGAGCAGCAGATCGCGTGGCTCGCAGCCGATATCGACAAGCAGCCGCAAGACGCGCGCATTGTCGTCTTCACGCACCGGCCGCTGTTCGATCTCGCGCCGCAATGGGACTGGGCGACGCGGGACGGCGCGCAGGTGATCGACGTGTTGAGCCGGCGCAAGAACGTGACCGTGTTCTATGGCCACATCCATCAGGAGCATCACATGGTGACGGGCAACATTGCGCATCACGCGGCGCGTTCGCTGATGTTTCCGCTGCCGGCCGCGATGTCGCAGCCCAAGAAGCTGCCGGTACCGTGGGACGCGTCCGCGCCGTATCGCGGGCTGGGCTGGCGGCAGGTGCAGGTCGCGAGGCCATCGGGTGCGCTTGCGCTCGATGAAATGCCGATCAGGACGTCATAA
- a CDS encoding anti-sigma factor family protein — MDCNEARPLLDANADHELTPPQSRDVQRHIESCEACRRESEMVRAMKGAVRSANYYRAPDELRAKIMAALPPTGLATPQGAARDSDLRPEPRARQRKGWFDWVRLPQLPKGGGFGPLAGEGAGGTMSGGWHTGAAWRGGLALAFCALVAAGIAVTLHRTGEPMPLVDELVASHVRAQLSGHDIDVVSTDQHTVKPWFNGKLDYAPPVEDLSASGFPLAGGRLDYVGHRRVAVLTYRHAKHVIDVYVIPEDDRAAGKPGAAIVQDGYAVARWRDDGMMWWAVTDAAPESLTALQAALTARLHGAEPGAPYSGS, encoded by the coding sequence ATGGACTGTAACGAAGCACGGCCGCTTCTCGATGCGAATGCGGACCACGAACTCACGCCGCCGCAATCACGCGACGTGCAGCGGCATATCGAAAGCTGCGAGGCATGCCGGAGGGAAAGCGAGATGGTACGGGCAATGAAGGGCGCGGTGCGCTCGGCCAACTACTATCGCGCGCCGGATGAACTGCGCGCGAAGATCATGGCGGCGCTGCCGCCGACCGGGCTTGCCACGCCGCAAGGGGCGGCGCGCGACAGCGACCTGCGGCCCGAGCCGCGTGCGAGGCAGCGCAAAGGCTGGTTCGACTGGGTGCGGCTGCCCCAGCTTCCGAAAGGTGGCGGCTTCGGCCCGCTGGCGGGCGAGGGCGCGGGCGGCACGATGAGCGGCGGCTGGCACACGGGCGCGGCGTGGCGCGGCGGTCTCGCGCTCGCGTTCTGTGCGCTCGTCGCCGCGGGCATCGCGGTGACGCTGCACCGAACGGGCGAACCGATGCCGCTCGTCGACGAACTGGTGGCGAGCCACGTGCGCGCGCAGCTTTCGGGGCACGATATCGACGTGGTGTCGACGGATCAGCATACGGTCAAGCCGTGGTTCAACGGCAAGCTCGATTACGCGCCGCCCGTCGAGGATCTCAGCGCAAGCGGTTTTCCGCTCGCAGGCGGACGGCTGGACTACGTGGGACATCGGCGGGTGGCCGTGCTGACGTACCGGCATGCCAAGCACGTGATCGACGTCTACGTGATCCCCGAGGACGACCGCGCGGCCGGCAAGCCGGGCGCGGCGATCGTGCAGGACGGTTATGCGGTGGCGCGCTGGCGCGACGACGGCATGATGTGGTGGGCCGTGACGGACGCCGCGCCCGAGTCGCTGACGGCGTTGCAGGCCGCGCTGACGGCCCGGCTGCACGGCGCGGAGCCGGGAGCGCCTTATTCCGGCAGTTGA
- a CDS encoding cupredoxin domain-containing protein — protein sequence MQTFAVDSKRRRLFTLVAMGAVLTAAGHFDVRAAEPRVIKVSARKFVFTPNQIKLAPHENVVFELTAVDTVMGFAIPQYNVRVDVPPGAVVRLPAQAGPAGTVDFLCDIFCGSGHETMNGTIVVG from the coding sequence ATGCAGACTTTTGCAGTCGACAGCAAGCGCCGCCGGCTGTTTACGCTGGTCGCGATGGGCGCGGTGCTGACCGCCGCGGGACATTTCGACGTGCGCGCCGCCGAGCCGCGCGTCATCAAGGTCAGTGCGCGCAAGTTCGTGTTCACGCCGAATCAGATCAAGCTCGCGCCGCATGAGAATGTTGTGTTTGAGCTGACCGCGGTGGATACCGTTATGGGGTTCGCTATTCCGCAGTACAACGTGCGGGTTGATGTGCCGCCTGGGGCTGTGGTGCGCCTGCCGGCGCAGGCCGGTCCCGCTGGGACTGTCGATTTTTTGTGCGACATCTTTTGCGGGTCGGGGCATGAGACGATGAATGGGACGATTGTGGTTGGGTAG
- the rpsF gene encoding 30S ribosomal protein S6, whose amino-acid sequence MRHYEIVFIVHPDQSEQVPAMIERYRSTITSHGGQIHRIEDWGRRQLAYMIEKLAKAHYVCMNIECDQTTLDELEHAFKFNDAVLRHLIVKMKKAETGPSPMMKEVQREEAKKAAASQPTEAQA is encoded by the coding sequence ATGCGTCATTACGAAATCGTATTCATCGTGCACCCCGATCAGAGCGAGCAAGTGCCCGCCATGATCGAGCGTTACAGGTCGACGATCACGTCGCACGGTGGCCAGATCCACCGCATCGAAGACTGGGGCCGTCGCCAACTGGCCTACATGATCGAGAAACTCGCGAAGGCTCACTACGTCTGCATGAACATCGAATGCGACCAGACCACGCTCGACGAACTGGAACACGCGTTCAAGTTCAACGACGCCGTTCTGCGTCACCTCATCGTCAAGATGAAGAAGGCCGAAACCGGCCCGTCGCCGATGATGAAGGAAGTGCAGCGCGAAGAAGCCAAGAAGGCGGCTGCATCGCAGCCGACGGAAGCGCAGGCTTAA
- the rplI gene encoding 50S ribosomal protein L9 → MQIILLEKVVNVGNLGDIVKVKDGYARNFLIPNKKARRATKEAIAEFEVRRAELEKVAAEKLSAAQAQGEKLSGLTVQIAQKAGVDGRLFGSVTNADIAEALGKQGFAVEKAQVRLPEGPLKIVGDHPVHVSLHTDVTVDVTVSVLGEHV, encoded by the coding sequence ATGCAAATCATTCTTCTCGAAAAAGTTGTGAACGTCGGCAACCTGGGCGACATCGTCAAGGTCAAGGACGGCTATGCACGTAACTTCCTGATCCCGAACAAAAAGGCACGCCGCGCCACGAAGGAAGCCATCGCTGAATTCGAAGTTCGCCGCGCAGAACTGGAAAAAGTCGCAGCAGAAAAGCTGTCGGCTGCTCAGGCACAAGGCGAAAAGCTGTCGGGCCTGACGGTTCAGATCGCGCAGAAGGCTGGCGTCGACGGCCGTCTGTTCGGCTCGGTGACGAACGCCGACATCGCCGAAGCACTGGGCAAGCAAGGCTTCGCAGTTGAAAAGGCGCAAGTGCGTCTGCCGGAAGGCCCGCTGAAGATCGTCGGCGACCATCCGGTTCACGTCTCGCTGCACACGGACGTCACGGTTGACGTCACCGTGTCGGTGCTGGGCGAGCACGTCTAA